CGTTTAACCCGCTTTCAAGGGATGGAAATTTTTGGGCTAGAGCCTGGATAGCCAGCTATTGTCTGTGGATTATCATTGGAGTCAGAACCAGAGCCGGCAGCCGTTTAGCCCGCTTGATCCCCATAAATCATTGCTGCGGATGGGGGTATTCGATTAGGGGCTAGAGCCTTGCGGATCTTAAAACTGACTTTAATCTGGCTTGCAGGAATAGTGCGTATTATCCCAATGCATTTGGGTGTTTCTGGTGGACGATGGTCTTGTGGTGTGACTATGGACTAGGGACTATCTTTAGCCCCGTAAATGAGCTGCCAACCAGCCAGAATTTTATGGAAATATATGCGCACATTTTTGGATCATAAATTACTCTTTTAGCGGGAGGAAATTGAACCCTTTTATAGCGTTCAGTTTCGACATATTTTCGAGGAATTTTCGAGTTATTTTCGAGTAATTTTCGGGTAATTTTCGATTAATTTTTGGGTAATTTTTGAGCTATTTTCGAGTCATTTCCGAGTCGAATTTCCAATCAAACCAATCACATTTCAATCCCCTGCATGGCCAAAATGTCCTTTTCCCCAAATCCCACATGATATTAATCTTTTTTTAACCATCAAGAGAAGGCGAATCAACCTTTATTTTCGTAAAAAATAATATTCCAAATTCTGGTTGGACTGAATGCTCTGCTTTGAATatattttttggttttgtgtAGTACATATTCATATGATAATAATTGCCAAACGATTTGGAGCTGTTGCATTAAAAGATATACTCCACATGGATGCGTGTTTTTACATCgatttgtatgtgtgtgtttgtgtttgtgtttgtgttgtatAAGACGAACAAAATTTTGATGTAGAGCATTCCAGCATTCGGTAATTGCTGAGAGATCCTTCTAAGAGTGAATTTTAAGGGCTACCCACACCCAAATTTGGTTAAAGCAAagataacaacaacaacaaggacaacagacaacaacaaaagactAGTCTGTGGCTCTAAGTGTAATCCTTAGTATCGAGTTAGTTGTGGAAGACATCCATAAATGGAAAAGCCGCCTGTTCGGGCTCGAGCAGATCGATCAAGAAACAGATGGCGCCGGCCCAGCCCTCGTACAGGCTCTGGGGATGATCGGGCGACTTGTGCGAGTTGTAGAACATCGGATTGCTGAGCATCAGCATGAACTTGTGGGCCCGGTACAGTTGCTTCGGTTCCTTGGTCAAGCGGTATAGCAGCAGGAACACATAGCCGTTGCCAGACAAGCCATGACACAGGCCGGGACCCTTGTAGAGCATTCCCTTCTGCCAGACCACGTCCGCGCAGCGACGCAGCGCTTTCAGGTATTTGTCCTCGTTGAAGATCAGGTAGGCTTTTGCCAGCATGTAAACGAATCCCGGGGCGCCGTGGCACCATTGATGCAGTCCCTTGTTGACGCCGTAGCGCACGTCCTCGAGGGAACACGGATAGTTCCCCTCCTCGGTCTGCAGACCGACAATATAGTCGATGGATCCCTTGATGTCGGAGACCACGGCGGCCGAAGGTGCGACTGCCCCCTCGCGGAACCAGGGACTGTCCAGCAGCATGTGCAGTATGCCAGCCAGTCCATGGGAGGCGCCCAGGTACTGGGTGCCGTGGGTCGTGTACATCAGCGGCAGCGGGCCACGTTCCGAATGGCTCGCCTGGCGA
The Drosophila miranda strain MSH22 chromosome XL, D.miranda_PacBio2.1, whole genome shotgun sequence genome window above contains:
- the LOC108164990 gene encoding lanC-like protein 3 homolog, whose protein sequence is MAERYIDNPYPDFTDGEQISFLTAEEYIKRLIAAYVGSTLDSRLQRPDGRGNLYVGKAGIAYMFWKLATSRKTRDICPQALTHASAYIQAAKEKAQQFKKKSGERFSFVNGNAGIYAVSAVISQACSDPQELAQDLANFKLGLSASKAKLHTPSGCDEVLEGRAGYLSGCYWLNDVLAEKIITDEEIISICQVIMASGRQASHSERGPLPLMYTTHGTQYLGASHGLAGILHMLLDSPWFREGAVAPSAAVVSDIKGSIDYIVGLQTEEGNYPCSLEDVRYGVNKGLHQWCHGAPGFVYMLAKAYLIFNEDKYLKALRRCADVVWQKGMLYKGPGLCHGLSGNGYVFLLLYRLTKEPKQLYRAHKFMLMLSNPMFYNSHKSPDHPQSLYEGWAGAICFLIDLLEPEQAAFPFMDVFHN